Genomic segment of Enterobacteriaceae endosymbiont of Neohaemonia nigricornis:
AATATTATTTGATATAGATGATATTAAATTTATTGGAATTAATGCATACATACCATTTTTTATTAATCTAACTTTTAATCCTATTAATAATACATCAATAATTTCTGATACAAAAATTTGTTTATCATTTAAAATATTTTTACAATATTCTATGTATAACCAATTAATAATACGATTTTCTATTTGTTTATTTAAACGTTTTTTATAATTCATATTATGAATTATTTGTACAGATGGTTTATTTATACATTTTTTTTGTATAATAGCTTTAATTAATCTATGATTAATCAAATCACCAAATTTACGTAAAGGTGAAGTCCAAGTCGCATATCTTAGTACACCTAATCCAAAATGTGGGCCGGGTTTAGATTGAAAAATAGTTGCTAATTGATATTTACGTATACGATTTAATAATAATAAAAGTTTTTGTTTTTTTAATTGCTGATATATATGTTTGTAACCTTGTAAAGTAGTTAATATAGATGTTTTATATTGAATATTATATTCATTTAATAAAAAAACAATTTTATTAATTTTTTTATAATTAAAGCCATAATATACATTATATATTCCAAAACCTAAAAATTTATATAATATTTCTGCCGCACATATATTTGCTGCAACCATAATTTCTTCAATAATTTTATGTGCAATTCTTTTAGGTTCTAATTTTATATTCAAAATTTGAAGTTGATCATTCATTATTAATTTATATATAGGATTATTAAAAAATATTGTGTTTTTTTTACTCCATTGTCTACGATATATATAACTCTTATATAATAAATTAATTTGATTTTTTATTTCATAATTTTCTGGTTGCCATGTGCCAATATTATCTAACCAATTAGAAACATTAACATAATTTAATTGTGCTTTAGATTGTATTAATCCCATAAAAAATTCTGCATTTTGTAATAAAATACCATCATTATTAATAATCATTTTACAAACTAAAGTAGATCTAATTTGCATTGGTTGTAATGAACATATATTTTCTGATATATATTTAGGTAATAAAGGAATAATAAATTCTGGGAAATAAGTAGTAAACATTCTATTTGATGCAATAATATCTATTTTACTATTATATTCAATATATGATGTAGGATCAGCAATAGCTACATAAATT
This window contains:
- a CDS encoding exoribonuclease II — encoded protein: MLHNNKILLQLKNKLSKISNYLEGIVKIINKNFVILSIKNKKMYNISITYLDKIMCGDRVLFFVKSNSTLEEAIPIKLLQSNINIFIGNIKKINNKLYFIPLNNANYKHNLIISHNRNIYNLKDDDLILAKIINHPLQNFHKFKVEIIEYFPYKNKYLLQFWKIFSKYNIDISPPSDSLCHNIKIIDNNTHRRDLTKLCFITIDNINTKDIDDAIYIEEINTQQLQIYVAIADPTSYIEYNSKIDIIASNRMFTTYFPEFIIPLLPKYISENICSLQPMQIRSTLVCKMIINNDGILLQNAEFFMGLIQSKAQLNYVNVSNWLDNIGTWQPENYEIKNQINLLYKSYIYRRQWSKKNTIFFNNPIYKLIMNDQLQILNIKLEPKRIAHKIIEEIMVAANICAAEILYKFLGFGIYNVYYGFNYKKINKIVFLLNEYNIQYKTSILTTLQGYKHIYQQLKKQKLLLLLNRIRKYQLATIFQSKPGPHFGLGVLRYATWTSPLRKFGDLINHRLIKAIIQKKCINKPSVQIIHNMNYKKRLNKQIENRIINWLYIEYCKNILNDKQIFVSEIIDVLLIGLKVRLIKNGMYALIPINLISSISNNIIILPMQGKILYNNKILYKVTDYIKVMIEKIDVNNNIIVKIIS